In Mucilaginibacter auburnensis, the genomic stretch GTCTGCCGATGGCATGTCCGGCAGGTGATGGTTTTTATCAATATATCTTTTAACCTCGTTTAAGGTTGGAAGCTTATAGCCGGATTTAAATACATAGTCGGGCCAGTTAGCGCTTAACTTTACTGTCATTGATGTGGCAATGGCAGTTCCATTAACCGCAAATTTGTAACCTTTGGTGTCAGCTATGCCTACACCAAGGTTTCCCTGTATAAGATTAAATCCAACTGTGGGTATTAAAACGGAAGCACTCGCGGCTCCGGGATCGGCCTGGCCAATCAAACCAACATTGGCCCAGCTCGCGGTTGGAGATAGCGTTACTGAATAATGGCTTTTCTCGGTAAAATGAGGCAGGTAAATATAAAGGTCGTAAGCAGTAGCTAACTTGCCTGCAGCGTTTGCCTTCCACTTAATTGAACCCGGGCCAATATCGCTGCTTTGGCCTGTAGCATACCAGCTTCCGTTACCAGCAAAACCCTTATCATCAACACTATCTCCATTGGAGGTTTTGAATGTGAGCGTGTAAACGGCATCCTGACTATTGGCAGCATTGTAACCTTTATGGATATAGGCCGTAAGCATTAAAGTTTCCCCTCCCTGCCCGGCAGTAAATGTTCCAATTTTTGCCCATTGCGGGTTTCCGCCAGTTGCAGGGATATTCCATTGGGCTAACGCGCCTTTAGCTGACAGCAATAACAGGATAACAAAAAATGTTTTTAATAAGCCATTTACCAGGCAAACACTATTTAAAAATGCGCCACAGCGCGTTATTGAGACAGTTAAAAATGATTTTTTTTTATGCATAATTTATCTTTTTGGTTTATAGTTTTTATCAACGCGTTTGATAAGCGTTGCAACTTCCTTTTGCAACGCTTCGTTTTTTCGGTTTTGCTCAAGAAGATAAAGCGTTAATTCCTCTACCTTCTTTATTAGCAGCCTGTTCATTTCACCCAAATCGATCCCCTCTTTGTGCACTTCGTCTGCAGAGGGCATATCCGGCAGGTGGTGGTTCTTATCAATATAGTTTTTAACCTCTGTTAGCGTTAGAAGCTTGTAGTCGGGCTTAAAAACAAAGTCGGGCCAGTTAGTCAGCTCTACTCTTATATTTTTGGCACGAACAACAGCTTCGGGGGTTATATGCAACGCTATCTTACCTTTAACTTCTGCATCGCTAAAAGTTTGCTGCCCGGTTCCTGTACTGGGTAAGGGGGCAAAAAAAATGTCGCCTACTATGTTGCTGTAAATTACCGCGCCTCCGTTGTGCGCGCCGTCACCTCTCACTGTCCAGTTACCGTTGTTTCTGCCTGCGTTAAATCCAATATAGCTGGTTCCATATTTCAGGTCTACTGCCCAGGCTTGCCCAATAGAAAGGAAATTATTGCCATCGCCGACTTGAAATGCACTTATTGGCGCAGTTGTACCTACACCCAAACGGCCGGGGATATGAATAATGCCATCGTTGCTTATGGCTAACCGTTTGTAGGTTGCGAGGGCTGAATGTGAAATATCATAAGATGATCCAACTGTACCTCTGGTATAAAACGCTATGTTTCCATTATTCTCAAAATTCATTGACCCAAAGTCAGAGTAAAGGTCTCCATCAACCCGCCAGTTACCTGCGGCGTTGTTCCAGTGCAGGTTGGTACTTAAAGCCGCGCGAGACCAATTAGAACCAGGCGCTGCAACAGTTTGTAAATAGGTATCTACCCATCCTCTTATTAGAAAATAAGGGGTAGTGCTGTTTTTTCTTACAATGCCTGCGGCATCGCCTATTGTTAGCGGTATTGTTGGTGTAGTTGTTCCAATATTAATACCAACATTCCCTGTATTTTCATTGTTTATGTTTGTGCCGGTACTCCATTGTGCAAATGCGGAACTGGTTACTGCTAAAGCCATCAGGCTTGGGATAATTTGTTTCATTGTGATAAGATTTTAGGTTATTTAGTATTTTATTTTTTGATTAATTCATTAGCGCAATCAGCACGTTATTGAGATGATCCGCATGTTTTTGTTAATAATACCAACAAGGGCGGAGATGCACCAAATGGTAGCCACTGAAGCTTAAGCGTTAATTACAGTTTCATCCAATCGGCCCTCCAATACTCCGTTTATTAAGTTTAATACTGATATATCTGCTTGTTTGTGATTTTTCCTTCCCGTAAGCAATCTGATGATGGCGGGGAGAAGGGTGTCGCCTTCCGGACTCACATATTTCCTTACATCAAATCCGGAAAGATCAACATTGAACTCTTTACAGTACATAAGCAATAAGTCAATAGTATCGTCTCCAAAAACTCCGAGGTCTTTTTCCAGATAGGCTGTTTTAAAAATTTCATCTTCGGCTACACCGGTGATGTTACTGATGAAACACTTTAATTGTTCAAATACTTTTTCGTCGTCTTCTTTCACCTTCGTTTACAACAACACGTAATAGATAAACAATACGGCAACGATAATTATATTCATTCCAAGCAGTGGGCCGGTTTTCACAAGAAATCGCTTTCGGAATAAGAGGAT encodes the following:
- a CDS encoding DUF1493 family protein, whose translation is MKEDDEKVFEQLKCFISNITGVAEDEIFKTAYLEKDLGVFGDDTIDLLLMYCKEFNVDLSGFDVRKYVSPEGDTLLPAIIRLLTGRKNHKQADISVLNLINGVLEGRLDETVINA